Proteins encoded within one genomic window of Pseudalkalibacillus sp. SCS-8:
- the epsC gene encoding serine O-acetyltransferase EpsC: MFKTLKEDIDVVFDQDPAARSYFEVILTYSGLHAIWAHRFAHLFWKKKLFFLARVISQISRFLTGIEIHPGAKVGRRCFIDHGMGVVIGETCEIGDNVTLFQGVTLGGTGKEKGKRHPTLEDHTLVATGAKVLGSITIGRNSKIGAGSVVLQDVPQNSTVVGIPGKVVVQDGVKVRGDLDHRNLPDPVSDKFKIMEKEIERLREEVEKLKRSGLS; the protein is encoded by the coding sequence ATGTTCAAGACCTTGAAGGAAGATATTGATGTCGTATTCGATCAGGACCCAGCTGCCCGCAGTTATTTTGAAGTCATTTTGACGTACTCGGGCTTACATGCGATATGGGCGCATCGGTTTGCGCATTTGTTTTGGAAAAAGAAGCTTTTCTTTTTGGCACGTGTCATATCTCAGATCAGCAGATTTTTGACAGGAATTGAAATCCATCCCGGAGCGAAGGTGGGCAGGCGTTGTTTCATCGACCATGGAATGGGAGTCGTAATCGGGGAGACATGTGAAATCGGTGATAATGTCACCCTGTTTCAGGGAGTGACATTAGGAGGGACCGGCAAAGAAAAAGGGAAGCGTCACCCGACCTTGGAAGACCATACGTTGGTTGCAACAGGTGCGAAGGTGTTAGGGTCCATAACGATTGGACGGAATTCTAAGATTGGCGCAGGCTCGGTCGTCTTGCAGGATGTACCGCAAAACTCCACAGTCGTAGGGATTCCAGGTAAGGTTGTCGTCCAGGACGGCGTTAAGGTAAGAGGAGATCTTGACCACCGAAACCTGCCTGACCCTGTTTCTGATAAATTTAAAATAATGGAAAAAGAGATTGAGCGTTTGAGGGAAGAAGTTGAGAAATTGAAAAGGAGTGGGCTCAGTTGA
- the cysS gene encoding cysteine--tRNA ligase: MSIQIYNTLTRQKEPFKPIEEGKVKMYVCGPTVYNYIHIGNARPPIVFDTVRRYLQYRGYEVHFVSNFTDVDDKIIKAANELGEEVPVLANRFIQAYHEDTSALNVQKADLHPTVTDTMDDIIRFIETLIEKGYAYEAGGDVYFRTKKFEGYGKLSHQSIEELRLGSRIQVGEKKEDPLDFVLWKSAKEGEIFWKSPWGEGRPGWHIECSAMVKKYLGDTIDIHAGGQDLSFPHHENEIAQSEALNEQTMANYWMHNGYININNEKMSKSLGNFILLHDLIQKYDPQAFRFFMLNVHYRHPINFTDELLESAKTSLERIRTTVENLEHRLSHSVDLGTDNEMWLDKINAHKDRFIRDMDDDFNTSNAIATLFDLSKDANVYLQGENTTVEVLERFVALFEEIGHVLGLDLKQTKELLDEEIESLIEERNQARKEKNFQRADEIRDQLADEGIILEDTPQGVRWKRKS; the protein is encoded by the coding sequence TTGAGTATTCAAATCTACAATACATTGACTCGACAAAAGGAACCGTTTAAACCGATTGAAGAGGGCAAAGTGAAGATGTATGTGTGCGGACCGACAGTTTATAATTACATCCATATTGGAAATGCCAGGCCCCCGATCGTATTTGATACGGTTCGCCGGTACCTTCAGTATCGAGGCTATGAGGTTCATTTCGTCTCAAACTTCACCGATGTAGACGATAAGATCATCAAGGCTGCCAACGAACTCGGGGAAGAGGTTCCAGTGTTAGCGAATCGATTCATCCAAGCTTATCATGAAGATACATCAGCCCTGAATGTGCAGAAAGCGGATCTCCATCCAACCGTCACAGATACAATGGATGATATTATTCGTTTCATCGAAACCTTGATTGAAAAGGGATACGCGTATGAAGCAGGGGGAGATGTCTACTTCCGTACGAAGAAGTTCGAAGGGTACGGGAAACTGTCCCATCAATCGATTGAAGAGCTTCGTTTAGGCTCCCGCATACAGGTCGGAGAAAAGAAAGAGGATCCTCTCGATTTTGTGCTGTGGAAATCAGCGAAAGAAGGAGAGATTTTCTGGAAGAGTCCCTGGGGAGAAGGAAGACCCGGGTGGCATATTGAATGCTCGGCAATGGTAAAGAAATATTTGGGAGATACGATTGATATTCATGCAGGCGGTCAAGATCTATCCTTCCCGCATCATGAAAACGAGATTGCCCAATCCGAAGCACTTAATGAACAGACGATGGCTAATTATTGGATGCACAATGGCTATATCAATATCAATAATGAAAAGATGTCGAAGTCATTAGGGAATTTTATTCTTCTGCATGACTTGATTCAGAAATACGATCCACAAGCGTTCCGCTTCTTCATGCTCAATGTGCATTATCGTCATCCGATTAACTTTACGGATGAATTGCTCGAGAGTGCGAAAACAAGTCTCGAGCGGATCCGTACAACAGTCGAAAATCTTGAACACCGCCTTTCCCATAGTGTAGACCTTGGGACCGACAATGAGATGTGGCTGGATAAAATCAATGCTCATAAAGACAGGTTCATTCGTGATATGGATGATGATTTCAATACATCGAATGCGATTGCGACATTATTTGATCTTTCGAAAGATGCAAACGTCTACCTGCAAGGGGAAAACACCACCGTTGAAGTTTTGGAGCGGTTCGTTGCCCTATTTGAAGAAATCGGTCATGTGCTCGGGTTGGATCTGAAGCAGACAAAGGAACTGCTTGATGAGGAGATCGAGTCGTTGATTGAAGAACGAAATCAAGCGCGTAAAGAAAAGAATTTCCAGCGAGCAGATGAAATTCGTGATCAGCTTGCTGATGAAGGGATCATCCTTGAAGATACACCTCAAGGAGTCAGGTGGAAAAGAAAATCATGA
- a CDS encoding Mini-ribonuclease 3 yields the protein MIEPFSQVVTQPKLLKSAALAYIGDAVYEVYIRSYLLGKGEVKPHQLHKQATRYVSAKAQATAVRSLLEQQEIDEDEQGVVRRGRNSKMGAVPKNTDIQTYRYGTAFEALVGYLYLSGNQERLNAIVDKSIKIIEQSEGGK from the coding sequence ATGATTGAGCCTTTCAGCCAGGTCGTTACACAACCAAAATTGTTAAAATCTGCAGCACTTGCTTATATTGGCGATGCTGTATACGAAGTCTATATCCGCTCTTACCTTCTTGGAAAAGGTGAAGTGAAACCGCATCAGCTTCATAAGCAAGCTACCCGTTACGTTTCTGCTAAGGCTCAAGCAACGGCTGTGAGATCGTTGCTTGAGCAGCAGGAAATTGATGAGGACGAGCAAGGGGTCGTCAGGCGGGGGAGAAATAGCAAAATGGGGGCAGTACCCAAAAATACCGATATCCAGACTTATCGATATGGGACGGCCTTTGAAGCCTTGGTCGGTTACCTATACTTGTCAGGAAATCAGGAGCGTTTGAATGCGATTGTCGATAAATCCATCAAAATCATAGAACAATCAGAAGGAGGGAAATGA
- the rlmB gene encoding 23S rRNA (guanosine(2251)-2'-O)-methyltransferase RlmB, which translates to MSNDIVVGRNPVLEAMRSGRDINKIMIAEGAQKGSIGQVISMAKKERIQIQYVPKKKIDALADGANHQGVVAHVAAYEYADIEDIFKLAADRNEEPFFLVLDEIEDPHNLGSILRTADATGAHGVIIPKRRAVGLTSAVAKSSTGAIEYIPVVRVTNLARTIEDLKGRGVWFVATDAKGDQDYTQAQYDMPIGLVIGSEGKGIGRLVKEKCDFLVSLPMKGKVTSLNASVAAGLLMYEVYRQRHPKGV; encoded by the coding sequence ATGAGCAATGATATCGTTGTTGGACGGAATCCGGTACTGGAAGCCATGCGATCAGGACGTGATATCAACAAAATCATGATTGCAGAAGGTGCCCAGAAGGGTTCAATCGGACAGGTCATCAGTATGGCGAAAAAAGAACGTATACAAATCCAATATGTACCGAAGAAAAAAATTGACGCGTTGGCGGACGGAGCAAACCATCAGGGTGTCGTGGCTCACGTTGCAGCATACGAATATGCCGACATTGAGGATATCTTCAAGCTTGCAGCTGATCGGAATGAAGAGCCATTCTTCCTCGTACTGGATGAAATAGAAGACCCGCATAATTTAGGGTCCATTTTAAGAACGGCGGATGCGACAGGTGCCCACGGAGTCATCATTCCGAAACGAAGAGCGGTCGGACTGACATCAGCGGTTGCAAAGTCTTCTACAGGAGCCATTGAATATATCCCAGTCGTCAGGGTAACGAATCTCGCCCGCACAATTGAAGATTTAAAGGGAAGAGGTGTCTGGTTCGTCGCGACAGATGCGAAGGGTGATCAGGACTATACCCAGGCGCAATACGACATGCCGATCGGTCTGGTCATCGGCAGTGAAGGGAAAGGTATCGGGAGACTGGTGAAAGAGAAGTGTGATTTTCTCGTTTCCTTGCCGATGAAAGGTAAGGTTACATCACTCAATGCCTCCGTCGCTGCAGGCTTACTTATGTATGAGGTATACCGACAACGTCATCCTAAAGGGGTTTGA
- a CDS encoding NYN domain-containing protein codes for MEILLVDGYNMIGDWPDLKVLRDHDLSAARDLLVEKMAEYQAYTGMRVIVVFDAHFVPGTETKFKNYRIEVIYTKENESADERIEKLAKELKDIRTKVHVATSDFLEQWVTFGLGALRKSARELAIEVNQIEKRITRKVDDIKKQKRHSTLTLSDEVAEIFEKWRRGDR; via the coding sequence ATGGAAATACTTCTTGTAGATGGGTACAACATGATCGGGGATTGGCCAGACCTGAAAGTGTTGAGAGATCACGATCTTTCTGCTGCACGAGACCTTTTAGTCGAAAAGATGGCAGAATACCAAGCATATACAGGCATGAGGGTTATCGTCGTATTTGATGCGCATTTCGTTCCTGGGACAGAGACGAAATTCAAAAATTATCGCATTGAAGTCATCTATACGAAAGAAAACGAATCTGCGGATGAAAGAATTGAAAAACTCGCGAAAGAATTGAAGGATATCCGTACGAAGGTCCATGTCGCGACCTCCGATTTCCTCGAGCAATGGGTCACGTTCGGGCTCGGCGCATTGAGGAAATCCGCACGAGAGCTGGCGATTGAGGTCAATCAGATCGAAAAACGGATCACTCGGAAAGTCGATGATATAAAAAAACAAAAACGCCACTCAACGTTGACATTGAGCGATGAAGTTGCTGAAATTTTTGAAAAATGGCGCAGAGGGGACCGTTGA
- the sigH gene encoding RNA polymerase sporulation sigma factor SigH encodes MSTELKEIVHPEFDELEDESIVEQVHEGQSAALEYLINKYKNFVRAKARSYFLIGADREDIIQEGMIGLYKAIRDFKEDKLSSFKAFAELCITRQMITAIKTATRQKHIPLNSYVSLDKPIYDEESDRTLLDVICGSRVTDPEELIINQEEFDDIELKMGELLSDLERKVLMLYLDGRSYQEISVDLNRHVKSIDNALQRVKRKLERYLELREIGL; translated from the coding sequence GTGAGCACAGAACTCAAAGAGATTGTACACCCGGAATTTGACGAGCTTGAAGATGAGTCGATAGTGGAGCAGGTTCACGAAGGACAGAGTGCCGCACTTGAATACTTAATCAACAAGTATAAGAATTTCGTCCGCGCAAAAGCCCGGTCTTATTTTTTGATTGGAGCAGATCGCGAAGACATCATTCAAGAAGGTATGATCGGATTATATAAAGCGATCCGTGATTTTAAAGAGGACAAGCTATCTTCTTTCAAAGCTTTCGCTGAACTCTGTATCACCCGCCAGATGATCACCGCCATCAAAACCGCAACCCGACAAAAACACATTCCACTTAATTCCTATGTTTCACTGGATAAACCGATTTATGATGAAGAGTCTGATCGGACGCTATTGGATGTCATATGTGGATCAAGGGTTACAGACCCTGAAGAGCTTATCATCAACCAGGAAGAATTTGATGATATCGAGCTTAAGATGGGAGAACTGTTAAGTGATCTGGAACGGAAAGTGCTGATGCTCTACCTTGATGGAAGGTCTTATCAGGAGATATCAGTGGATTTGAACCGTCATGTCAAATCAATCGACAATGCCCTTCAAAGGGTGAAACGTAAGCTTGAACGATACCTAGAATTAAGAGAAATAGGTTTGTAG
- the rpmG gene encoding 50S ribosomal protein L33 yields MRTKVVLACEQCKQRNYSTMKNKQQDENRIEMKKFCKHCQSHTVHRETK; encoded by the coding sequence ATGCGCACAAAGGTCGTATTAGCATGTGAACAATGCAAACAACGCAACTATTCTACGATGAAGAACAAACAACAAGATGAAAATCGAATCGAAATGAAGAAGTTCTGCAAGCATTGTCAATCACACACCGTACACCGGGAAACAAAATAA
- the secE gene encoding preprotein translocase subunit SecE, with translation MAGIVQKTGRFFSNVGKELKRVSWPNRKELTRYTITVLTTVLFIVLFFTVIDLGLSWVIETFLEN, from the coding sequence ATGGCTGGAATTGTACAAAAGACAGGTAGATTTTTCTCAAATGTAGGAAAGGAATTGAAGCGTGTCTCATGGCCGAACCGTAAAGAGTTGACACGCTACACGATCACAGTCCTTACGACGGTGTTGTTCATCGTCTTGTTCTTTACAGTGATCGATCTAGGTTTGTCCTGGGTGATTGAAACATTCCTGGAAAACTAA
- the nusG gene encoding transcription termination/antitermination protein NusG — translation MEKRWYVVHTYSGYENKVKTNLEKRVESMGMEDKIFRVLVPQEEETEIKNGKKKTAMKKVFPGYVLAEMVMTDDSWYVVRNTPGVTGFVGSTGSGSKPTPLLPEEVDRILYSMGLEKPKADVDFEIKESVKIKEGPFANFVGSVEDIDVDKQKLKVHVNMFGRETPVEVGFTQVDKLT, via the coding sequence ATGGAAAAAAGATGGTATGTTGTACACACGTATTCTGGATACGAAAACAAAGTGAAAACGAATCTGGAAAAACGCGTTGAGTCAATGGGTATGGAGGACAAGATCTTCCGGGTGCTCGTCCCTCAAGAGGAAGAGACTGAAATCAAGAACGGCAAAAAGAAAACCGCAATGAAGAAAGTCTTTCCGGGCTATGTCTTGGCTGAAATGGTCATGACAGATGATTCGTGGTATGTAGTAAGAAACACACCAGGTGTGACCGGGTTCGTCGGATCGACAGGATCAGGTTCCAAACCGACACCGTTACTACCTGAAGAAGTGGATCGGATCCTTTACAGTATGGGACTCGAAAAACCGAAGGCAGACGTGGACTTCGAAATTAAAGAAAGCGTCAAAATCAAGGAAGGTCCTTTTGCGAATTTCGTAGGTTCTGTGGAAGACATCGATGTCGACAAGCAGAAGCTGAAAGTTCATGTCAACATGTTTGGACGTGAGACCCCTGTCGAGGTCGGTTTCACACAAGTTGATAAGCTAACTTAA
- the rplK gene encoding 50S ribosomal protein L11 — MAKKVIKVVKLQIPAGKANPAPPVGPALGQAGVNIMGFCKEFNARTSDQAGMIIPVEITVFEDRSFTFITKTPPAAVLLKKAAGIESGSGEPNRNKVATVKRDKVKEIAETKMPDLNAADVDSAMRMVEGTARSMGIVIED, encoded by the coding sequence GTGGCTAAAAAGGTAATTAAGGTTGTTAAATTGCAGATTCCTGCAGGGAAAGCTAACCCAGCACCACCAGTTGGACCGGCTTTGGGTCAAGCAGGTGTAAACATCATGGGATTCTGTAAAGAATTTAACGCTCGTACTTCAGATCAAGCTGGTATGATTATTCCGGTTGAAATCACGGTTTTTGAAGACCGTTCATTTACATTCATTACAAAAACTCCACCGGCTGCTGTATTGTTGAAAAAAGCGGCAGGAATCGAGTCAGGTTCTGGTGAACCGAACCGTAACAAGGTTGCGACGGTTAAGCGTGATAAGGTGAAAGAAATCGCTGAAACGAAAATGCCAGACCTTAATGCTGCCGATGTTGACTCTGCTATGCGCATGGTAGAGGGAACAGCTCGCAGCATGGGTATTGTAATCGAAGACTAA
- the rplA gene encoding 50S ribosomal protein L1: MAKKGKKYQEAAKLVDRSVQYDANEAIELVKKAAPANFDETVEVAVRLGVDPKKADQQVRGAVVLPNGTGKTQRVLVFAKGEKAKEAEAAGADYVGDSDYINKINQGWFEFDVIVATPDMMGEVGKLGRVLGPKGLMPNPKTGTVTFEVEKAVQEIKAGKVEYRVDKQSNVHVPIGKVSFENDKLVENLTTIIDTLVKVKPSAAKGTYIKNIAIASTMGPGIKVTPNSFNVK, from the coding sequence TTGGCTAAAAAGGGAAAGAAGTATCAAGAAGCTGCGAAGCTTGTTGATCGTTCCGTTCAATATGATGCAAACGAAGCAATCGAACTTGTGAAAAAAGCAGCTCCAGCAAACTTTGATGAAACAGTTGAAGTTGCTGTACGTCTTGGGGTAGACCCTAAGAAAGCTGACCAACAAGTACGTGGAGCAGTTGTACTTCCTAACGGAACTGGTAAGACACAACGTGTTCTTGTATTCGCAAAAGGTGAAAAAGCGAAGGAAGCAGAAGCTGCAGGAGCTGACTATGTTGGAGACTCAGATTACATCAACAAGATCAACCAAGGTTGGTTCGAGTTTGACGTAATTGTTGCTACACCTGACATGATGGGTGAAGTAGGGAAGCTTGGACGTGTCCTTGGACCGAAAGGCTTAATGCCGAACCCGAAAACTGGAACAGTAACTTTCGAAGTTGAAAAAGCTGTTCAAGAAATCAAAGCAGGTAAAGTTGAATACCGTGTAGACAAGCAAAGTAATGTTCACGTACCAATCGGTAAAGTATCTTTCGAAAACGACAAGCTTGTAGAAAACTTGACTACGATCATTGATACGTTGGTTAAAGTGAAGCCGTCTGCTGCGAAAGGAACGTATATCAAGAACATTGCGATCGCTTCTACAATGGGACCTGGAATCAAAGTTACACCAAACAGCTTCAACGTAAAATAA
- the rplJ gene encoding 50S ribosomal protein L10, which produces MSVLEQKKQLVSTIADQFKNSKTSILVDYRGLDVSEVTELRKQLREAGVTFKVYKNTMTRRAAEEAGLAELNETLVGPTAIAFSEDEVVAPAKILNNFAKEHEALVIKAGVVEGQITSVENIKALAELPSREGLLSMLLSVLQAPMRNFALATKAVADQKEEQGA; this is translated from the coding sequence ATGAGCGTACTTGAGCAAAAGAAACAGTTGGTTTCAACAATTGCTGATCAATTCAAAAACAGCAAGACGTCAATCCTTGTTGACTACCGTGGTCTTGACGTATCTGAAGTTACTGAACTTCGTAAGCAGCTTCGTGAAGCTGGCGTCACTTTCAAGGTATACAAGAACACAATGACTCGTCGTGCTGCTGAAGAAGCTGGTCTTGCTGAGTTGAACGAAACTCTAGTTGGTCCTACAGCGATCGCTTTCAGTGAAGACGAAGTTGTAGCTCCAGCGAAGATCTTGAACAACTTTGCAAAAGAGCACGAAGCACTTGTGATCAAGGCTGGTGTGGTTGAAGGTCAAATCACATCTGTTGAAAACATCAAAGCACTTGCAGAACTTCCATCTCGCGAAGGACTTCTTTCCATGTTGCTTAGCGTACTTCAAGCACCGATGCGAAACTTCGCATTGGCTACGAAGGCTGTTGCTGATCAAAAAGAAGAGCAAGGTGCTTAA
- the rplL gene encoding 50S ribosomal protein L7/L12, with product MSKEQIIDAIKEMSVLELNDLVKAIEEEFGVTAAAPVAVAGGAAEGGAEEKSEFDVILESAGSSKIKVIKVVREITGLGLKDAKELVDGAPKPLKEGVAKEEAEEMKAKLEEVGATIELK from the coding sequence ATGAGTAAAGAGCAAATCATTGATGCAATCAAAGAAATGTCTGTACTAGAACTTAACGATCTAGTAAAAGCAATCGAAGAAGAATTCGGAGTAACTGCTGCTGCACCAGTAGCTGTTGCTGGCGGCGCTGCTGAAGGCGGAGCTGAAGAAAAATCTGAATTTGACGTAATCCTTGAAAGTGCTGGATCTTCTAAGATCAAAGTTATCAAGGTTGTTCGTGAAATCACAGGTCTTGGACTTAAGGACGCTAAAGAACTAGTTGACGGAGCTCCTAAGCCACTTAAAGAAGGCGTAGCGAAAGAAGAAGCTGAAGAAATGAAAGCTAAGCTTGAAGAAGTTGGAGCAACGATCGAACTTAAGTAA
- a CDS encoding class I SAM-dependent methyltransferase → MGDHYYSSKPTSERDVRDWSFTLKGRSFRFYSDAGVFSKDEVDFGSRLLIEAFRKPAVEGPILDMGCGYGPIGISVAAAFPESKVTMVDVNERAVELSKKNAERNKIDNVEIYQSNLFEEVKERGFSAILTNPPIRAGKSVVHTIFEKAYEHLKPEGELWIVIQKKQGAPSAMEKLQSIFQEVELVERKKGYHIIRSIKC, encoded by the coding sequence ATGGGAGATCATTACTACTCGAGTAAACCGACATCTGAACGGGATGTCAGAGATTGGTCCTTTACCTTGAAGGGACGATCTTTCCGCTTTTACTCAGATGCAGGTGTGTTCTCGAAGGACGAAGTCGATTTTGGAAGCAGGTTATTGATTGAAGCGTTCCGAAAGCCTGCTGTCGAAGGACCGATTCTCGATATGGGTTGTGGGTATGGTCCGATCGGCATTTCGGTGGCTGCGGCATTTCCAGAGTCAAAGGTGACGATGGTGGATGTGAACGAACGTGCAGTCGAATTATCGAAGAAAAATGCTGAGCGAAATAAGATCGACAACGTAGAAATCTATCAGAGCAACCTGTTTGAAGAGGTAAAGGAAAGAGGTTTTTCTGCGATTCTGACAAATCCTCCGATAAGAGCTGGAAAAAGCGTCGTCCATACGATTTTCGAGAAAGCGTATGAACACCTGAAGCCTGAAGGAGAGTTGTGGATCGTTATCCAAAAGAAGCAAGGAGCTCCATCAGCAATGGAGAAACTCCAATCTATATTCCAAGAAGTCGAACTTGTTGAACGAAAAAAAGGTTATCATATTATTCGTTCTATTAAATGTTGA